From Chryseobacterium joostei, the proteins below share one genomic window:
- a CDS encoding DUF6705 family protein — MKTTYFKIIAILGITINCVSCKAQQIQPLNTDLKSITTNSYLKDINNELDVYVGNFTATYDNKIINLFITKELKRNISLQNKNYYQDVLSIRYIVKNTSGQVLQDTKNMAIMANEILHTIYSFGTSPTQNLVLLYYGGTNCGIGWGKIILKKLNTSQLSWEYKPNDSLIDSATCPPSTDKTIYLPETKDLIFTKQ; from the coding sequence ATGAAAACAACATATTTTAAAATTATAGCAATATTAGGTATAACTATAAATTGTGTTTCTTGTAAAGCACAACAAATTCAACCATTAAACACTGATTTAAAGAGTATCACTACTAATTCTTATCTAAAAGACATAAATAATGAATTGGATGTTTATGTGGGAAATTTTACAGCAACTTATGACAATAAAATAATCAACTTATTCATAACAAAAGAATTAAAAAGAAATATAAGTTTACAGAACAAAAACTATTATCAGGATGTCCTTTCCATAAGATATATTGTTAAGAATACAAGTGGCCAAGTTTTACAGGACACTAAAAATATGGCAATTATGGCAAATGAAATACTCCATACAATTTATAGCTTTGGTACAAGTCCAACTCAAAATTTAGTATTATTATATTATGGCGGAACCAATTGTGGTATAGGATGGGGAAAAATAATATTAAAAAAACTCAATACAAGCCAATTATCATGGGAGTATAAACCAAATGACTCTCTTATTGATTCTGCTACATGCCCTCCAAGTACTGATAAAACCATTTATCTTCCAGAAACAAAAGACTTAATCTTCACAAAGCAATAG
- a CDS encoding glycoside hydrolase family 130 protein, with the protein MVTIKKEGIILRKTTLDFESEGVLNPAVIQDNGKIHLFYRAVAKNNYSSVGHCILSDYQTIEIRFHSPIMIPEFEYEKHGVEDPRIVKIDDLFYLTYTSYDGINALGTLAISKDLKSWQKTGIIVPRISYKNFKLLSETQGIIAEKYKRFNELPPSQKDNKEVFLWDKNVVFFPRRINGKLYFLHRIRPDIQLVGIENMGDLNPDFWKDYLLNFKDHILLSPKYDHELSYIGGGCPPIETEHGWLMIYHGVHDTIEGYVYSACAALLDLNNPEKEISRLPYPLFKPEEKWELKGEVNNVCFPTGTVVEGDVLYIYYGAADKRIAVASLSISELLKELLHYAS; encoded by the coding sequence ATGGTAACCATAAAAAAAGAAGGAATTATACTCAGGAAAACAACACTGGACTTTGAGAGCGAAGGTGTTTTGAACCCTGCAGTTATTCAGGATAATGGTAAGATACATTTGTTTTACAGAGCTGTAGCAAAGAATAATTACTCCAGCGTTGGACATTGCATACTATCAGATTATCAGACTATAGAAATCAGGTTTCACAGTCCTATTATGATTCCGGAGTTTGAATACGAAAAACATGGTGTTGAAGATCCAAGAATTGTAAAAATTGATGATTTATTCTACCTTACCTACACCAGCTATGACGGGATAAATGCATTAGGAACATTAGCTATCTCTAAAGACCTGAAATCATGGCAAAAAACAGGAATAATTGTTCCTAGAATTTCCTATAAAAACTTTAAGCTTTTATCCGAAACCCAGGGAATAATAGCAGAGAAATACAAACGGTTCAATGAACTGCCACCAAGTCAAAAAGACAATAAGGAGGTATTTCTATGGGATAAAAATGTAGTGTTCTTTCCAAGAAGAATAAATGGTAAATTATACTTTCTTCATCGTATAAGACCGGACATTCAACTTGTAGGTATAGAAAATATGGGGGACCTGAATCCTGATTTCTGGAAAGATTATCTTCTGAACTTCAAAGATCATATACTGCTATCTCCAAAGTATGATCATGAGCTAAGTTATATCGGCGGTGGATGTCCGCCAATAGAAACCGAGCATGGATGGCTTATGATCTACCATGGCGTTCATGATACCATTGAGGGATATGTTTACAGTGCATGTGCCGCTTTATTGGATCTTAACAATCCTGAAAAAGAAATCTCAAGACTACCCTATCCCCTATTCAAGCCCGAAGAAAAATGGGAATTGAAAGGTGAGGTCAATAATGTGTGCTTCCCGACAGGAACAGTTGTAGAAGGTGATGTACTCTATATTTATTACGGAGCTGCAGACAAAAGAATTGCTGTTGCTTCTTTAAGTATCTCAGAACTATTGAAAGAGTTACTGCATTACGCTTCATAA
- a CDS encoding GNAT family N-acetyltransferase — protein MLEINFSVFPELETDRLKLRRADVNDINELFAMRSDPDMMKYIPRPLATDLEEASTHLKIMDEKITSNEMINWAITLKDDPKMIGTIGYYHIKPEHYRAEIGYMLLPDYQGKGYVTEAITKVVNYAFTTMNLHSIEAVIDPENVASAKVLEKCNFIKESYFKENEFYNGQFLDTIIYSILNK, from the coding sequence ATGCTTGAAATCAATTTTTCAGTATTTCCTGAACTTGAAACGGACAGACTGAAACTCAGACGTGCTGATGTAAATGATATTAATGAATTATTTGCCATGCGTTCTGATCCGGATATGATGAAATATATTCCCAGACCTTTAGCCACAGACCTTGAAGAAGCCTCAACGCATCTCAAAATAATGGATGAAAAAATTACCAGTAATGAGATGATTAATTGGGCAATTACCTTAAAGGATGATCCCAAAATGATTGGTACTATAGGGTATTATCATATAAAACCCGAACATTATCGGGCAGAAATTGGCTATATGCTGCTTCCTGATTACCAGGGAAAAGGGTATGTTACCGAGGCGATTACTAAAGTTGTTAACTACGCGTTCACTACCATGAACCTGCATTCTATAGAAGCTGTAATTGACCCTGAGAATGTAGCTTCAGCCAAAGTATTGGAGAAGTGTAACTTTATTAAGGAAAGCTATTTTAAGGAAAATGAATTCTACAACGGACAATTTCTTGACACAATCATTTACTCGATATTGAATAAGTAA
- a CDS encoding glycosyltransferase, with protein sequence MNKNINSDVEEKIKRRSAQNKKNTIYYRPEIVFISTFPPKVCGIATYCQDLVTSLQLKFKESFKIIICPMETEDEKYQYTEKIEYSLNTSDAISYLELAERINKNDNIQLVMLQHEFGFFNETKNGLSLFLQNLKKDIITTFHTVLPKPNQELKEKVKEISRLSKSIIVMTGISSDILSNDYGISSDKITVIPHGTHLLPFIDKVSLKTKYGLTDKKVLSTFGLLGSGKNIETTLEALPEIISQNPDVMFLIIGKTHPTIIKNEGEKYRDFLQETIKRLHLEMHTCFINQYLPLDELLDYLQLTNVYLFTSKDRNQAVSGTFSYAISCGCPIVSTPIPHALEVLKEDTGIIIDFEAPEQLAAAVNSLLKNENVQEKLRSKSLEKMAPTAWENSSILHALLFQQHSKNKIKLNYTLPTINLSHIKNMTTDFGMIQFSKINKPDIDSGYTLDDNARAMIVVCRHYELSKDESDLELISTYLNAIKFCQQADGNFLNYVDQHKKFAQQNYETNLEDSNGRAIWSLGYLLSLKEILPQQFSDEAEEIIQKSLPSLEKIHSTRAMAFIIKGLHYQNAEKNIPLLKKLANRLVKMYQHEKHNDWHWFESYLTYGNSLLPEALLCAWITTKEDIYKQVANESFQFLLSKIFIKGNIKVISNKGWLQKETAKTSETIGGEQPIDVAYTILALSTFYKVFKDEKYLYMMKTAFNWFLGKNHLHQIIYNPATGGCYDGLEEKNVNLNQGAESTVSYLMARLCFPT encoded by the coding sequence ATGAATAAGAATATAAATTCAGACGTGGAGGAGAAGATAAAAAGACGATCTGCCCAAAATAAAAAAAACACAATTTATTATAGACCCGAAATTGTCTTCATCAGTACTTTTCCTCCTAAGGTGTGTGGTATTGCAACGTATTGCCAGGACTTGGTAACATCTCTTCAGCTAAAGTTTAAAGAATCATTTAAAATAATTATTTGTCCTATGGAGACTGAGGATGAAAAGTATCAGTATACTGAAAAGATTGAGTATAGCCTGAATACATCAGATGCAATATCCTATTTGGAGCTGGCTGAAAGAATTAATAAAAATGACAATATACAGCTGGTTATGCTCCAGCATGAGTTCGGCTTTTTCAATGAAACCAAAAATGGGTTATCTCTTTTTCTCCAAAATTTAAAAAAAGATATCATCACTACTTTCCATACCGTTCTGCCCAAACCAAATCAGGAATTAAAAGAAAAGGTAAAGGAAATCAGCAGATTGTCCAAGTCCATTATTGTAATGACTGGTATTTCTTCGGACATCTTATCCAATGACTATGGTATTTCTTCTGATAAAATTACAGTAATACCCCATGGCACCCATTTATTGCCATTTATTGATAAAGTTTCATTGAAAACGAAGTATGGCCTTACGGACAAAAAGGTGCTTTCCACATTTGGCTTACTAGGTTCCGGTAAAAATATTGAAACAACGCTGGAAGCATTGCCTGAAATCATTTCCCAAAATCCGGATGTAATGTTTTTGATTATTGGAAAGACGCATCCTACCATCATAAAAAACGAGGGTGAAAAGTATCGGGATTTTTTGCAGGAAACCATTAAAAGGCTTCATTTGGAAATGCACACCTGCTTTATCAATCAGTATTTACCTTTGGATGAGCTATTGGATTACCTCCAGCTTACCAATGTGTATCTTTTTACTTCAAAGGACAGAAATCAGGCTGTAAGCGGTACTTTCTCCTATGCCATCAGCTGTGGATGTCCCATTGTTTCAACGCCAATTCCGCATGCTTTGGAAGTATTAAAAGAAGACACCGGTATTATCATTGATTTTGAAGCTCCGGAACAGCTCGCAGCAGCAGTGAATAGCTTATTGAAAAATGAGAATGTACAGGAAAAACTACGGTCAAAAAGTCTGGAAAAAATGGCTCCGACAGCCTGGGAAAATTCTTCCATTTTACATGCACTGCTATTTCAGCAGCACAGCAAAAATAAGATAAAACTCAATTACACTCTGCCTACCATCAATCTTAGCCATATCAAAAATATGACAACAGATTTTGGAATGATTCAGTTTTCTAAAATCAACAAACCGGATATAGATTCGGGGTATACGTTAGATGATAATGCTCGAGCCATGATTGTTGTATGCAGGCATTATGAACTAAGCAAAGATGAATCAGACCTTGAATTGATTTCAACTTACCTGAATGCCATTAAGTTTTGCCAACAAGCCGATGGAAATTTCCTCAATTACGTGGATCAGCATAAAAAATTTGCCCAGCAGAATTATGAAACCAACCTTGAAGATTCCAATGGAAGAGCCATCTGGTCATTAGGCTACTTACTTTCACTCAAGGAAATTTTACCTCAACAGTTTTCTGATGAAGCAGAAGAAATCATACAAAAAAGTCTTCCCTCTCTGGAAAAAATTCACTCCACAAGAGCCATGGCTTTTATTATAAAGGGATTGCATTATCAAAATGCTGAAAAAAATATTCCACTATTAAAAAAACTGGCCAATCGATTGGTAAAAATGTATCAGCATGAAAAACATAATGACTGGCATTGGTTTGAAAGCTACCTAACCTATGGCAACAGTTTATTACCCGAAGCTTTGCTATGTGCATGGATCACCACTAAAGAAGATATTTATAAGCAAGTTGCAAATGAATCCTTTCAGTTTCTGCTTTCTAAAATATTCATCAAAGGAAACATCAAAGTAATATCTAACAAAGGATGGCTGCAAAAAGAAACCGCTAAAACCTCTGAAACAATTGGTGGAGAACAACCCATTGACGTTGCTTATACCATCTTGGCATTATCTACATTCTATAAGGTCTTTAAGGACGAAAAGTACTTGTACATGATGAAAACAGCCTTTAATTGGTTTCTAGGCAAGAACCATTTACATCAAATAATATATAACCCTGCAACAGGCGGATGCTATGACGGACTTGAGGAAAAGAATGTGAATCTTAACCAAGGTGCTGAATCCACCGTTAGTTATCTTATGGCGCGACTTTGCTTCCCAACGTAA
- a CDS encoding leucine-rich repeat domain-containing protein: MKTLYLNILLLFSIVVSAQKNNTYTSISEIEKNPELVYRINLSKQNLNKIPDIIFTCKNLEILDLSQNNIKEIPEKIGNLKNIYELWLADNQIEKLPESIANLSDLENLIISFNTIESFPKSFHKLSNLRKIYANNNKIKQLPEKINELKYLKDLRLGRNEISQITEDIFNMESLFYLDLNRNKIEVLPILNHDNTSLKVLFLRANKITEIPKSFNNLRYLTELYIMETGIKNIPNEIIEGENLRLIAYSPKQLGDNQIKEYKLLNSKCEFDDSKVYIEPQD, translated from the coding sequence ATGAAAACATTATATTTAAATATTTTACTTCTTTTTTCCATTGTTGTTTCAGCCCAAAAAAACAATACATATACTTCAATTAGTGAAATTGAAAAAAATCCTGAGCTAGTTTATCGTATTAATTTATCTAAGCAAAATTTAAATAAAATCCCTGATATAATTTTTACATGTAAAAATTTAGAAATATTAGATTTAAGCCAAAATAATATAAAAGAAATTCCTGAAAAAATTGGTAATCTTAAAAATATCTATGAATTATGGCTAGCTGATAATCAAATTGAAAAACTTCCCGAATCAATTGCCAACCTTAGTGATTTAGAAAATCTCATAATCTCATTTAACACTATTGAAAGCTTTCCCAAGAGTTTTCATAAACTTTCTAATTTAAGAAAAATTTATGCAAACAATAACAAAATAAAACAACTTCCCGAAAAGATCAATGAACTTAAGTATTTAAAAGATTTACGTTTAGGCAGAAATGAAATAAGCCAAATTACAGAAGATATTTTCAACATGGAAAGCTTATTTTATTTGGATTTAAATAGAAATAAAATTGAAGTTTTACCTATATTAAACCATGACAACACTTCTTTAAAAGTCCTGTTTCTAAGGGCCAACAAAATTACGGAAATTCCTAAAAGTTTTAATAATCTTCGTTATCTTACAGAATTGTATATTATGGAAACTGGAATAAAAAATATTCCAAATGAAATAATTGAGGGGGAAAATTTAAGATTAATAGCTTATTCTCCAAAACAACTTGGAGACAATCAAATTAAAGAATATAAACTTTTAAACTCCAAATGTGAATTTGATGACTCTAAAGTCTATATAGAGCCACAAGATTAA
- a CDS encoding DUF6705 family protein, whose product MRNILIILGIFAVVSCKAQQTYPLNTFPDDVPSGSYMKDLANELAFFTGTWVASFNGKNITLIITKQEHKMFKAPKSTDYHYQDILNVRYIVKNSDGVLLQDNNNVQNEYDKNAIISMYINNNIVNFYYTGTHCGIGWGTINLQKTNNTQISWSYEPNVTVLTTKNCPGNPDLTIYLPETKDLIFTKQ is encoded by the coding sequence GTGAGAAATATACTGATCATATTAGGAATATTTGCTGTGGTTTCTTGTAAGGCACAGCAAACATATCCACTCAATACATTCCCCGATGATGTTCCCTCTGGTTCGTATATGAAAGACCTAGCTAACGAACTAGCTTTCTTTACAGGAACTTGGGTAGCAAGCTTTAATGGAAAAAACATTACTTTAATTATTACAAAGCAAGAGCATAAAATGTTCAAGGCTCCTAAATCAACAGATTACCATTATCAGGATATCTTGAATGTACGCTATATAGTAAAGAATTCTGATGGAGTACTATTACAAGATAACAATAATGTTCAAAATGAATATGATAAAAATGCAATAATTAGTATGTATATTAATAATAATATTGTTAATTTTTATTATACAGGAACTCATTGTGGTATTGGCTGGGGAACCATAAACCTACAGAAAACTAATAATACGCAGATTTCGTGGTCTTACGAACCTAATGTTACTGTCTTAACAACAAAGAACTGTCCCGGAAATCCTGATTTAACGATCTATCTTCCGGAAACAAAAGACTTAATCTTCACAAAACAATAA
- a CDS encoding helix-turn-helix domain-containing protein — MKLYIKYMVSLRCKMVVYQELERLGIKNAVVDLGTVELLDDISTEQRDILKKNLLKTGLEILDDKKSILIEKIKNVVIEMIHYSDSLPKENFSDYISEKLGYDYTYLANTFSEVKGMTLQHFIIINKVEKVKELLLYDELNLTEISYKLNYSSVAHLSNQFKKITGLSPSFYKQLKQKRLGNLEDL; from the coding sequence ATGAAGTTGTATATAAAATATATGGTAAGTTTGCGCTGCAAAATGGTTGTCTATCAGGAATTGGAAAGATTGGGCATTAAAAATGCTGTTGTAGATCTGGGTACGGTAGAATTATTGGATGACATCAGCACTGAACAAAGGGATATACTGAAAAAGAACCTGCTTAAAACCGGCCTTGAAATATTGGATGACAAAAAAAGCATCCTGATAGAAAAAATAAAAAATGTAGTCATAGAAATGATTCACTATTCGGATTCTCTTCCAAAGGAAAATTTTTCAGATTATATAAGTGAAAAGCTTGGCTATGACTATACTTATCTCGCCAATACGTTTTCTGAGGTAAAAGGAATGACTCTGCAGCATTTTATCATTATTAATAAAGTAGAGAAAGTAAAAGAATTATTATTGTATGATGAGCTTAACCTTACAGAGATCTCCTATAAGCTCAACTATAGCAGTGTTGCTCATTTATCTAATCAGTTTAAAAAAATAACCGGCCTTTCGCCTTCGTTTTATAAGCAATTGAAGCAAAAACGTCTTGGAAACCTGGAAGATCTGTAA
- a CDS encoding heme oxygenase has product MKTIHLFQFKNSIFRNTPFFKEEDRLKADCAEFDLIDIEIVTEYIVKTQDDFIFENTSMDHLLSMCKKAQKTIEHYFVAKLNAYDMI; this is encoded by the coding sequence ATGAAAACAATACATCTTTTTCAGTTCAAAAATTCCATTTTCCGCAATACTCCATTCTTTAAAGAAGAAGATAGGCTGAAAGCTGATTGTGCAGAATTCGATTTAATAGACATTGAAATCGTAACAGAGTATATCGTTAAAACTCAGGACGACTTTATCTTTGAAAACACCTCCATGGATCATCTTTTATCCATGTGCAAAAAAGCTCAAAAAACAATTGAACATTACTTTGTGGCAAAGCTAAATGCCTATGATATGATCTGA
- a CDS encoding heme oxygenase, giving the protein MKTIHLYQFKNSISRKIPFFREESKLDNLNDLMTYDLMNTEKVTEFIIEVHEDFIFEDASREDLLKMCKNAKEIIEHYFITELNDYDVI; this is encoded by the coding sequence ATGAAAACAATACACCTCTATCAGTTCAAAAATTCCATTTCCCGTAAAATTCCTTTTTTTAGGGAAGAAAGTAAATTGGATAATTTGAATGATTTAATGACCTATGACCTAATGAATACAGAAAAAGTGACTGAGTTTATCATTGAGGTTCACGAGGATTTCATTTTTGAAGATGCCTCAAGAGAAGATCTTTTAAAGATGTGCAAAAATGCTAAAGAAATTATTGAACATTATTTTATAACCGAACTAAATGACTATGATGTTATTTGA
- a CDS encoding GNAT family N-acetyltransferase: MKIIQYTKIFRKDCIEIFNSNVPKFFSPEELPLFESFLDDDTEENYFVVKMDGPVIGCGGFFLNAQNNIAGLSWGMIHSNYHGKGIGRALTQYRIDLLKQNYPTLPYKIETSQHTAEFYQKNGFKTVEIVPDGFGKGIDKYTMIMEVMQP, encoded by the coding sequence ATGAAAATCATCCAATACACTAAAATTTTCAGAAAAGACTGCATCGAAATCTTTAATAGTAACGTACCCAAATTTTTTTCGCCGGAAGAGTTACCGCTCTTTGAAAGCTTTCTGGATGATGATACCGAAGAGAACTACTTTGTAGTAAAAATGGATGGTCCGGTAATAGGATGTGGTGGCTTCTTTTTAAATGCCCAAAATAATATTGCAGGATTATCCTGGGGAATGATTCACTCCAACTACCATGGAAAAGGAATTGGAAGAGCATTAACCCAATACAGGATTGATTTGTTAAAACAAAACTACCCTACTCTCCCCTACAAAATTGAAACCTCACAGCATACCGCTGAGTTTTATCAAAAAAATGGTTTTAAAACGGTAGAGATTGTACCGGACGGATTTGGGAAGGGAATTGACAAATACACCATGATCATGGAAGTGATGCAGCCATAA
- a CDS encoding calcium:proton antiporter yields MNKKKYLGMWTFLVPILAWLFYFGNPVFASGYYSAILALFLMGSVLAAVYHSEVIAHRLGEPFGTLLLAFAITVIEVGLIISIMMGAKGLETITLARDTVFAAVMIILNGIIGSCIVIGSLRYREQSFTLQGVSTALITLTSVIIFVLILPNYTVSHRGGEYTSFQLLFIALISLGLYLGFTMIQTMRHRSFFISPQNKISGKQSAHDHPEKSSKKELYISCILLILCLGVVVLLAKLLSKDVEHIVVSAGAPRSLVGIIIAGIVLLPEGLAAVRAAKSDQIQTSLNLAFGSALASIGLSIPAIAIISVITGIRMSLGIDIKSTILLGLSLFIITVSLATGRTNIMQGVVLIGIFLIYLFITIVP; encoded by the coding sequence ATGAATAAAAAAAAATATTTAGGAATGTGGACGTTTTTGGTTCCCATTTTGGCATGGCTCTTTTATTTTGGAAACCCTGTTTTTGCTTCAGGATATTATTCTGCGATTCTTGCCTTGTTTCTAATGGGAAGTGTTCTTGCCGCAGTTTATCATTCAGAAGTCATCGCCCACCGTTTGGGTGAACCTTTCGGAACCCTGCTTCTGGCCTTTGCCATTACGGTAATAGAAGTTGGATTAATTATTTCCATTATGATGGGTGCCAAAGGTCTAGAAACCATTACTCTTGCCAGAGATACTGTTTTTGCAGCTGTAATGATTATCCTTAACGGAATTATCGGAAGCTGTATTGTCATAGGTTCTTTAAGGTATAGAGAACAAAGCTTTACATTGCAGGGAGTAAGCACAGCTTTGATTACGCTTACGTCTGTCATTATTTTTGTCCTTATCCTGCCCAATTATACGGTAAGCCACCGCGGAGGGGAGTATACCTCTTTTCAGCTGCTTTTTATCGCATTAATTTCTTTAGGGCTTTATCTGGGCTTTACAATGATCCAGACGATGAGGCACCGAAGCTTTTTCATCTCTCCACAAAACAAAATTTCAGGAAAGCAATCAGCACATGATCATCCTGAAAAATCTTCCAAAAAAGAGCTGTATATCAGTTGTATATTGTTAATTTTATGTTTGGGAGTGGTTGTTTTATTGGCAAAGCTTCTTTCAAAAGATGTTGAGCATATAGTGGTATCAGCAGGAGCGCCAAGATCCTTGGTAGGTATTATTATTGCCGGTATTGTGCTTCTTCCGGAGGGTTTGGCTGCAGTAAGGGCAGCAAAAAGTGACCAAATTCAAACCTCCTTAAATCTGGCGTTTGGCTCTGCTTTGGCAAGTATTGGACTGAGTATTCCTGCCATCGCCATTATTTCTGTAATAACAGGGATAAGAATGTCATTAGGGATAGATATCAAATCAACCATCCTTCTGGGGCTGTCTCTTTTTATTATTACCGTTTCACTGGCAACCGGCAGAACCAATATTATGCAGGGAGTGGTACTTATAGGTATATTTTTAATTTACCTTTTTATTACCATTGTCCCTTAG
- a CDS encoding cupin domain-containing protein — translation MNDKELEKSKVYITSHIVEYLSNSVVTRTILEKLTGTISALSFDEGEGLPEKISPFDAVVQVIEGKAEIIIEGGCYFLEGGESIILPAHKPNSIKGNKRFKMILTIIKSGYE, via the coding sequence ATGAATGATAAAGAACTTGAGAAATCAAAAGTATATATTACCAGCCATATTGTAGAGTATCTTTCAAACTCTGTTGTAACCAGAACAATACTTGAAAAGTTAACTGGTACTATCAGTGCCCTATCGTTTGATGAAGGAGAAGGATTGCCAGAAAAAATTTCTCCTTTTGATGCTGTTGTACAGGTAATTGAAGGTAAGGCAGAAATAATTATAGAGGGCGGGTGCTATTTTCTGGAAGGCGGAGAATCTATCATTCTTCCGGCACACAAGCCCAATTCTATAAAAGGAAATAAACGCTTTAAAATGATTCTAACCATAATAAAAAGCGGCTATGAATAA
- a CDS encoding CinA family protein: protein MKFQQNLLEYISNSLITVNETVSIAEGVTSGLIQFAFSQMPNTSLFYKGGITTYTLPEKVKFLNIDRIEGHENNCVTQNIADIMAVNVSKSFDTDWGIASTGYAIPTRNSGFKIFSFFSFSYKGEIILSKRIELHSKTQALDAQLYYTEFILGCFKSALNQILISH from the coding sequence ATGAAATTCCAGCAAAATTTACTTGAATATATAAGTAATTCACTTATTACCGTAAACGAAACCGTTTCTATTGCAGAAGGGGTGACCTCAGGATTGATACAGTTTGCTTTTTCTCAAATGCCCAATACCAGCTTATTTTACAAGGGAGGAATAACAACCTATACATTACCCGAAAAAGTAAAGTTCCTTAATATAGATAGGATTGAGGGCCATGAAAACAATTGTGTGACCCAAAATATAGCAGATATAATGGCTGTAAATGTATCCAAATCATTTGATACCGATTGGGGAATTGCATCTACAGGATATGCGATCCCTACAAGAAATTCAGGGTTTAAGATATTTTCTTTCTTTTCATTTAGTTATAAAGGAGAAATTATACTTTCCAAACGGATAGAGCTTCATAGCAAAACCCAGGCTTTAGATGCACAATTATACTATACAGAGTTTATTTTGGGCTGCTTTAAGAGTGCGCTTAATCAAATATTAATCTCGCATTAA
- a CDS encoding YciE/YciF ferroxidase family protein: MATKTLTKKANAKKSAPPKKTSKTPAKKNAAKELKDLFEDSLKDIYWAEKALVKSLPKMQKNATDKKLKAAIENHLMETIVHVKRLEECFKSLKKRAQAKKCDAMQGLLDEGKSILEETKPGAVRDAGIIAAAQKVEHYEIATYGTLAAYAKVLKEEVCLKNFLATLNEEKKCNNLLTKVADTRLNSKAL; this comes from the coding sequence ATGGCTACTAAAACATTAACAAAGAAAGCAAACGCTAAAAAATCGGCACCACCAAAAAAAACCTCAAAAACACCTGCTAAAAAAAATGCAGCCAAAGAACTAAAGGATTTATTTGAAGATTCATTAAAAGACATTTATTGGGCAGAAAAAGCACTGGTAAAATCATTACCGAAAATGCAGAAAAATGCAACCGATAAAAAGCTTAAGGCTGCCATTGAAAACCATTTAATGGAAACCATTGTTCACGTAAAAAGGCTTGAAGAATGCTTTAAATCATTGAAAAAAAGGGCTCAGGCAAAAAAATGTGATGCCATGCAGGGGCTTTTGGATGAGGGTAAAAGTATTTTGGAAGAAACAAAACCAGGAGCCGTGAGAGATGCCGGTATTATAGCAGCCGCACAGAAAGTAGAGCATTATGAAATTGCTACCTACGGAACATTGGCTGCCTATGCCAAGGTTTTAAAAGAAGAGGTATGCCTTAAAAACTTTCTGGCAACCCTTAACGAGGAGAAGAAATGCAATAATCTCCTGACAAAAGTAGCTGATACCAGACTTAATAGCAAAGCATTATAG